The DNA window CACATACGGAATGATGGCGGAAACGAGAAAGTGGCGACGGAGAATTCTGACACGCCGAAAAAAGATCACCGACATGGCGTTTTCAAGCACCGTGAAGGCTATGGAACTAAAAAACAACATGACCAGAAATCCAATAATACCAATCACCTTGCGGTGCTCAAGAAATACTCGCGCCTGATCAGTCAAAGTTGCAGCATAGCCGGGTATCATCATTTCCAGATACCTCGATAATGTATGAACCAACTGACCTTCGTCTATAAAATGCGACAGCACAATTAAGATGAGGATTGACATGGGTACGATTGATAACAGGGTGTAATAGGCGACAGCACCAGACAACAGAATGCCCTGATTGCGCTTAAAGCCGCGTAATATCCTCACCAGGAAGTCGATGAGCCTACCAACTTCCCTAATTATATTATGCAGTTTGTTCACAATGGGATATGAAATTTATACAAATAATTATTTTTACTTTCACAAACATTTCCATGAACAATCTGCATCTTTTAATGAGTGCGTTTGCAGGAAAAGACGCGGTATCTCCTTATACAATGCGTGACGCCGGCACCTGTTATTTTACAAGCCTGGCTGTAATCGTGGCAACATGGCGGCCCTGGAACCGGGCTGCGGCCAGCTCGTTTTCACTCGGCATGCGCGCGCCTGTACTTCCTGCAATCGTAGAAGCCCCGTAGGGAGACCCACCACTCACTTCATCCGTCCGCGTCTGACCCTGAAACGAATACGGCAACCCCACCAGGATCATCCCTTGATGGAGCAGGGTAACATGGAAACTGAGAATAGTCGATTCCTGCCCCCCGTGCTGCGTGCCGGTACTTGTAAATACACTCCCAACCTTACCGACAAGGGCGCCTTTTGCCCAGAGCCCCCCTGTCGCATCGAGAAACTGACGCATCTGCCCACACATATTTCCAAAGCGTGTCGGCGTTCCGAAGATAATAGCATCGGCAGCGGCAAGCTCATCCATAGTACATAGGGGTATGTCAGCAAAACCTTTCTGATCTTCCAGAGCCCCCATTTTTTTGAGGACTTCTTCCGGAAGTGTTTCCGGAACACGGCGCATCAGGACTTCCGCACCGGCAACCTCACGTGCCCCTTCCGCAACGGCCTCGGCCATGCGATGGATATGGCCGTACATGGAATAATAAACGATCAGTATCTTCATCTTGTAATCTCTCCTTCACCTCATAATTTGAGAATTTACCGCCCAAGGTGCTCAAAAACATTTGCAGCAAGGCTTGGGGGAAATTAAAATTTGTTTATGCCTCACACAATTCCGACGAGCCGCAACCCAGAGATAATCGTGATAACTGCGAACAGGAGAACGAATCGGCCGGACCATCGATGCATAACCCTGATTTCCACTGAATAACCTTGAACTTTAAATTGCAGGATACCCAGCAAGGGCGTTATAAAAGCAACCACACCGGTTACGGCGCCAATATACGTATGTGTTCCACCGAAGTGCTCTCCACCGGAAAAAGTAATCATGGAGATGACTGCAGCAAAACCAAAAAGAACACTCACGGCGCCCAGAATACCTGCGGCTTTGTGAAATCTGAGCCACCACCTCTTGCGCCTCAGAAACATGGCTACCGTTGCACCCGACATCATTGAAAAGAATCCTGCAAGCATGAAACCTGCATGAAAATACAGGAGAGAACCAATAAGGTCCGCCATAATCAACGTGCCTATTTACCAACAGTCAATTTTACTGCTTTTGAACCGTATATATTGCATGTTGCGGTCACTTCTAGGACGTCATTTTGGACTGCCTGCACCTTATAAGAGTAGACAAATTTTGTCTTATCCGGTTGACTCTTGTAATCATTAACACCGATAGACGTACCATTCTTTGTGATTTCCACTTTTTTGATGTAATGCCAAGTGGGTGAAGCTGATTCATGCACTATAGTCACCTCCAACGTTTGCGAGGCACTATTGTATACAAGTGTTACGTCCTTTGGAGGATTTGCATAAGCCGTTATCGGGCTAACTGTTAGCAGGGGAAGAAGAGCAAAAAGAGCAAATAAAATTATACCGGCCTTAGAACTCTTCCCTACCCTTATTGTACTGGATTTTGCTTCATCCTTCATTTTCCATACCTCCATAAATATGATTCACTCTCAAATCAACAGACACTTATCTACAATTTAATTTCCATCCCCTGATGAAGGGCAAAACATTCCAACTCGGCATGATTATTCGCGACGACTTCACGGCAATCTTCAACTATCTCGTCCACGCCTTTATCATACCTTTCCTGGTTGTGATGAAACAACCCGAATTTTTTCACTCTGGCTTCGAGGGCTAACTGCAAGGCATCTTTATAAACAGAATGTCCCCAGGACCTCGTCTTTTTATATTCCTGCTCCGTATACTCGGCGTCATGTACCAAAAGGTCGGCGCCGTCGGAAAAATCGCGATAATGCTGAAAATCAGCACCGCCCGGATGTTTAAACCTCAACTCATTATCCGTAAGGAAAACAAAACTCTTGCCGTCTTCAACAAATCTATACCCAACGCCCTGATTGGGATGACTTAACGGGATTGGAGTAATTGTCATCGATTTTATCGTAAAAACACTCTGGCACGCTTCATGGTAATCAATCTCGGCCCGTATTTTTTCAAAATTGACCGGAAAATTGGGAGGCGCCATAATTTTAGAGATCATGTGTTTTACCGACACCTGCGCAAACGGGCATCCGTACATGGAGATACGTGTTTTCTTTGAATAGATGGGGTTGAAAAAAGGAAACCCCATGATATGGTCCCAATGGGCATGGGTAAAAATCATTGTACATTGAAAGCGTTTTTCGGAAATAAGCCTGTGACCGAGTCTCCTGATGCCTGATCCGGCATCAATGACGATGATTTCATCATCTTTTGTTCTTATTTCCAGACAGGTTGTATCACCTCCATACTTTACGTATTCCTCCCCGGAAACCGGTATTGAACCCCGTGCGCCCCAGCATCTGATGATCATTGATTATGTCCCTTCGGTTCCTTTATTTGTTTATGCTTCCCTGAAATATCTGATCTATATACGATAAATATAGAAAAGGTGTCAACAGCTCAATTTCTCCTGATGGGACAACTGACCGATCTCCAGCCTGCCAGTCCGCCCAGTACGACAACCAGATATTGCCATCCTTCACGTTTCAAAAGGCTTGCAGCTATCATTGAACGGAGACCGCTGCCGCAAAAGATAAATACAGTGCGATCCCTGGGGACTTCATTCACACGACCCATAAGCTCGGTCAGATGGATATGATAAGCGCCCGTCACCACGCCTGCATATTCAAGCTCTGTATCGCTCCTTACATCTAAAATCCATGGCGGTGCTCCCTGATCAAGGAGAGAGCAGAACGACTGCACGGCAACCGTTTTAATCGATGAGGTTTCCCGGCCGGCCATATGCCACGCGAGCATCCCTCCGGAAAGAAAACCGGAAATATTACTATATCCCAGACGAAACAGATATCGGGTAACTTGATCCGGGTTGTTGGATTCATTGACCAGAAGTATCGGCTTATCGCAGGGAAGAAACCATCCGGCAAAACTTGGCAATCCGGCAGACCATATGGAGAGAGCTTTCGGCACATATGAGGCGCCGAAAGCAAGCTCCGTCCTTGTATCGAGAACGATTGCATCCTGAACAACGCTTGTAAATTCATGTATTGTAAGAGGCACAGGAAGAATCTCACAGAGGGAAGCTCCCTCAAGGTTGAGTTTTTCCATCTGCCGGAAATAGGGGGGGTATCCCAGTTTTTTTGCCGTGAGTGAAATAAATTCATCCCGATCGGCAACCTGTAATTTAGGATTATCTCGGCGCTCCAGGCCGATGGTTGTCCACATCCTCTCACCGATGTCACCGGCGCAAACAGAACCGGGACCATGGGCAGGGCAAACAATAACTCCGTCACCCAAAGGAAGAAGCTTATCGAATAGGGTATCGTATAAGTGGCCTGCCATCTCGGGCGCACGATCCATACCCATTAAATCGACGCGCCCAACGTCACCCGCAAAAAGGGCATCACCCGTGAAGACCATCCAGGGCATACCGTCGGGATCGTAGAGAAGATAGCTCATGCTCCCCGGCGTGTGGCCCGGCGAATGCATGGATTCCAGTTTGAGCCTCCCGATTTTCCATGTCTGGCCGTCTTTAACCGCACTGCCGTACCGGTAATCCCACTGGCTGTCGGCATGCCAGATGTCGGCGCCGGTTCGCACAGCCAGCGCCGCCGATCCTAAAACAAAATCTTCATGACGGTGGGTTTCCAGGATATGATGTATATGGAAACCTTCCAGGTGGGCTTCCTCCACATAAATGCCGCAGTCAAGCCTCGGGTCGATTACCGCGGCCTCCCTGCCGTCACCGATGATATATGAATACTGCGCGATACCTTCGGATTCGATCCGCTTGAAGA is part of the Deltaproteobacteria bacterium genome and encodes:
- the wrbA gene encoding NAD(P)H:quinone oxidoreductase, yielding MKILIVYYSMYGHIHRMAEAVAEGAREVAGAEVLMRRVPETLPEEVLKKMGALEDQKGFADIPLCTMDELAAADAIIFGTPTRFGNMCGQMRQFLDATGGLWAKGALVGKVGSVFTSTGTQHGGQESTILSFHVTLLHQGMILVGLPYSFQGQTRTDEVSGGSPYGASTIAGSTGARMPSENELAAARFQGRHVATITARLVK
- a CDS encoding MBL fold metallo-hydrolase, translating into MIIRCWGARGSIPVSGEEYVKYGGDTTCLEIRTKDDEIIVIDAGSGIRRLGHRLISEKRFQCTMIFTHAHWDHIMGFPFFNPIYSKKTRISMYGCPFAQVSVKHMISKIMAPPNFPVNFEKIRAEIDYHEACQSVFTIKSMTITPIPLSHPNQGVGYRFVEDGKSFVFLTDNELRFKHPGGADFQHYRDFSDGADLLVHDAEYTEQEYKKTRSWGHSVYKDALQLALEARVKKFGLFHHNQERYDKGVDEIVEDCREVVANNHAELECFALHQGMEIKL
- a CDS encoding MBL fold metallo-hydrolase, producing the protein MLFKRIESEGIAQYSYIIGDGREAAVIDPRLDCGIYVEEAHLEGFHIHHILETHRHEDFVLGSAALAVRTGADIWHADSQWDYRYGSAVKDGQTWKIGRLKLESMHSPGHTPGSMSYLLYDPDGMPWMVFTGDALFAGDVGRVDLMGMDRAPEMAGHLYDTLFDKLLPLGDGVIVCPAHGPGSVCAGDIGERMWTTIGLERRDNPKLQVADRDEFISLTAKKLGYPPYFRQMEKLNLEGASLCEILPVPLTIHEFTSVVQDAIVLDTRTELAFGASYVPKALSIWSAGLPSFAGWFLPCDKPILLVNESNNPDQVTRYLFRLGYSNISGFLSGGMLAWHMAGRETSSIKTVAVQSFCSLLDQGAPPWILDVRSDTELEYAGVVTGAYHIHLTELMGRVNEVPRDRTVFIFCGSGLRSMIAASLLKREGWQYLVVVLGGLAGWRSVSCPIRRN